The genome window CATTTTTTTAATTTGCTTTTAGGGATTATTTCTTTTGCCGGGAGTGGTTTAGGTTTTGCAGGATTCTCTAAACCTAATTCCAAACTTGGAGATGTTTTTACTTGTTCTACGATTTTCTTTACAAGTCCGATTTGTTCGTTTAAGAATGTTTCGCCTGCCTGCTTGCTGTTGCCTGCTACATCTGAAAGCATTGATTCCCATCTTGCAGTTAAAACAGGGTCTTTTACTTGGTTTGGCAAGTAATTCAAAACTTTTTCCACAAACGGCATTACAGGTTCTAGGCATTTGCCGTTGCGTTTTATGTATTTGAGTCTGATTAAATCCTCTATAATCTGCGCCCTTGTGGCTTCCGTGCCAAGTCCGTCTGTTTCTTTTAATACCGCTTTGGCTTTTTCATCATCTATAAACCTGTGTATATGGCTCATAGCTTCTATGATTGTGCCATCTGTAAAACAGGGTGGGGGAGTAGTCTGTTTGGTTTCTATTTCGGTCTGAGATGAAACAAACTTCTGTTTTTCTTTTACAACAGGCATTTCTACTTGCGCCTGCGGTTCAAATATGCTTTTAAAACCCATTTGAATAGCTTTTTTGCTTATGCTTTGCCATTTATAGCCTGCAATATCTGCTGTAATTGTCTGCTGTAAATATATGTATGGCTTTAAGAAAAGCATTAGGTAGCTTTTTGCAATTACACTGTATAAAAGCTTTTCATCACTGTTTGCTTTACTGTAATAGCTTGTGTCCTGCGTAGGGATAACAGCGTGGTGAGCTGACAGCTTTGAGTTATTCCAAGCTTTGTGTTTTATATTAATATCACACATTTTTATCTCTTTTTCAAATAAGCCTAACTGCGATATTTTAGCAAGTATGGCTTTACCATCGCTAAATTGCTCTTCTGGCAAGTATTCGCAGTCTGTTCTTGGATAAGTAACAAGTTTATATTCATAAAGGTTTTGCAGGTTTTCTAATGTCTGTTTTGCTTTCCAAGAGTATTTTTCATTCATAAACTTTTGCAGTCTGGATAGATTAAAAGGCATAGGGGGATATTCTGTCTTTTTCTCTTCTTTGACATTTTCTATAAAACCATTTGCTTTGGTAGTTTCTTTTGCTATGCTTTCTGCATATTTTTTATCAACAAGCCTGTTTTCTTCATCAATGCCTTTTGATAGCGTTTTAGTGATTAATGTAAGGTCTAAATAAGCGTCGTTTATAAAAGGCTTGTTTTTTAAAACATAAAAGTCTTTCGGTTTAAATTCCTTTATGTCTTTATACCTTTTATAGATTAAAGCAAGGGTAGGGGTTCTCACTCTGCCTATTGAAATAGTAGCACCAGCGGTATTCTTTTTGGTAAAAAGTCTTGTAAAATTCATACCGATTAGCCAATCAGCTCTGGAACGCAATTCGGCAGATAATTTTAATGGATAATAGGCTTTATTGTCTTTTATTTGCTTAATTGCTTTTTGTATGCTTGCTTTGTCTAATGCATGTAGCCAAAGTCTTAATACTTGCCCTTTGTAGCCTGCATATTCAATAATTTCATCAACCAATAGCTGTCCTTCTCTATCAGGGTCTCCTGCATTGACTACTTTATTTGCTTTTTTAATTAGAGATACAACAGCGTTAAGCTGTTTTTTGCTATCAGGTTTTGGATACTTAATCCATTTATCAGGCAAGATAGGCAAAAACTGCAAATCCCAGCTTTTGGTTTTGATATATTCATCAGGTTTTGCAAGTTCCAATAAATGTCCAAAGCACCAAGTAACTTTAACATCACCAAAACAGTCAATGCTGTCGGCATTTTTCTTTACAATACCGATAGCATCGGCAATTGCTCTGGCTAAGCTTGGCTTTTCCGCTACATACAAAATCATTAATACACCAAAAGATTTAGGATTTTTCTTTTGGTTGATTCAACAATCACAGCTAAAACTGCAATTGCTAAAAACACGGTTGCATATAGTCCTGTCTGGCTGAATGCAGGATTTCCTGCAAGAGAAATTTTTCCTAAAAGTTTCGGCAACATTAAGTAAATAAAAAAACCGTATGGAACAATCAAGCCTGCGGCTAAAATATTTTCCATCAGCTTTATTCCAAATTCACCCGTATCTTGAATCGCATTTTTACCATATATTGCGATAGCTATGGCAAAACTGAAAAAAGCGCTAAACAGTATTGATGTCATATCAATACTTAAATGATTAAATAATAAAGCCAAATTGCAAGCCAACCCTGCAATAAAACTACCTGCGATAACAAAAATCTTTTTTAACATAACAACACCTCCTTGTTTCTCAGTTCACCCAAGAAACCACGCTCTGCGTTTTTCTACGCAAAGCTATTTATTAAAATAGACACAATTTTTAGAAAAGTCAAGAAAAAAATTTTTAATTATTAAAATATTCGGATTTTTATTATAATTTGACTTTAAAGCGGGGTTTTCTGGCTTGCTTTGATAGCATCCTCTGTCTTTTTGATTTTTAAGAGTTCCTGTTTAGCTCTGTCTGGTTCTTTGGCTTTAATGTATAAAGCGTAAGCTACCTTGTAATGGTTTAAGGCTTGGTCGTATCTGTTAAGTTTAGAAAGTATGTTGCCTAAATCATCATAAATATTACCTGCATAGTAGTTGTAGGTAAATGGATAGCCGTTGAATTTTTCTACCTTGTTGCCATTTGCTTGTAAATATTCGGCTATTGTAATAAGCTTAGTGATGGCTTCCTGCGTAAGGTTGTAGTCATTTGCTTTAAATATATCGCATTGCAGGTTGGAAATGTCTGTTAAGTCAAAAAACATTTTCATCTTAAACTTTAAATCCAAAGCTTGCACTCTGTAATAAAGGGCTTTTTTGTAGTCTTTTACGCTGTCAAACCTATTTGCCAAAGCATCATAAAAGACAAGCTTATCTTTATCTGATGTAAAAAATCTCTGCCCTGCAAGAATATATTCGTCAATTTTTAATGGATCACCGTAAAAAACAAGTTTTAATAAAGTGTTCTGCATAAGTTCTTTGTCATTTGACTTTAAAGCGTTCTGTAATGCCAAATTAAGATACTGTTGTGTCAATGCTTTTGATTCAGCTGTTGCAGGATAACCGTTGTTGTTTGCATAATAATAAGCCATCTCTAAATAAGCCATTACTTTGTAAGCTGGATTTGTGGTAAGCTGTGCCGCTTTGTTATAAAAACCTATCGGATAAGCATTTTGTTTAATGTTGTTTTCCGCTGTAGTATAAGGTCTTTTCTGCCAAGAGTAAATCTCTCCGAAACAAAAGTTTGCTGTAAAATCATTAGGGTGCTGATACAAATACTCCTTTGCTTTTTCAACGCTAAACGATTTAAGCGTATTTTTAGCGAAGTTTTCGCAGAAAGAAGTAGGATTTAAGGCAAATGCGCTTGATGCGCTTAATGCAAATATAAGGCTTAAAGCAATTGTCTTTTTATTTAACCCCTCCCCCCGGAAGTCCCCGCCTTTATCTTCAGATAAGGCGGTGGATGAACGGGGGGTTTCTGGTTTAGCACTCATACTGCCTCCTTGGCATTACTCATCTTATATAGCCTATGGCTTAGCGGGGGTGAGTTGACCATAGACATAAAGCCTGCCTCCTAAAATAAGCTCCTGCGGTTTTGCATATTTTGACTTTGACGATATTTGATTAATAATCAAATTATTATTGATTAGTTCATTTATTGCGCTTGTTAAATTGTCATAATTAACATAGTTTTTAATAGTAATTTGGACCGGTATGTAATGAAAAACACTCATTTTTGTATCTTTGCTTACTATTTTATTTGTTTCTAAAAAAGAATTTGAATTGTTATTTAAGCCCTGAAAATATTTTCCTGTTGAAGCGTTTTCTGGAACATTGACATTTAAAGTATAATCTATGTTGTGCTGTTGAAGTATGGTTTTAACTGTATTTATAGCTGTTATTTTATCTGTTAAGTAAATAACATTTGTTTTTAAGGGCTCTAATGATTTTATTGTTTGAGTATTATTGTCAATTTCTAAACGCAGACTATTTATTTTTTGGGCATTTTCGCTTATTATTAAGGTTTGATTTGCAAGAACTTTTGAAAGCCCGTAATTAATTCCAAATATAGCAATTACTATAACAAACAGTATTGCAATATTAATTTTTCTGAAAATTTCCGATAAATAATCTATTAAATTTTTTGCATAAACACTAATTTTTTCCATACTACAACCCCTGCTGAATTTTGTTTAATGGTATTTTAATGTCAATTTTTGCCTGCTTAGTATCTGGAGTAATATAATAAGTGTTTTGAATCTTGTTTTTCTCTAATACTTGATGGACTGCATAAGCCAAAACAGTATTGTCATAAAGCACGCTTATATTAAGCCCCTGCTTGTCTGTATTGTAATCAATGGTTTTAGGCTGTGTATAGTTGATAGGATAAATATAGCCTGCTATTTTCTTAAAATCAATTTCATCTTCCAAAATAATGGTTTTACCTTTTTGTATGTAAAGGTCTTTTTTTATGCTTTCCAGATGGCTTATTATTTCTTTTGCTTTATTAATTTGTCCTTTTTGATAGCCTATTATAATATTATTTTTAATATATGTTCCTAAAAAAAAGACGGGATATAGAGAAGTAAAAAACATTGCCATAAGAATGGCTTTTTTAAGTAATATTGTTTTTGAATCTTCAAAGACAATATTGTATGTGTTTTTGTATTTAATGCTGTTAATTACTTTAATTAGTTCATTATAAGGCTTATTGTAGCCGTAAATAATAAAATCATCAATGTTTACATTATGCTCTTGGGAAATAACTTCAAGCAATTCTTTTACTGTTTCTTGGTTTAAAACAGGATACAAGCGTCCTGTTGCTTTATATCCTGTAATTTTAGTTATTAAAATTCCATTTTTAAAGATTTGGAAAACCAATTCCTTACTTACAGTATTGTAAATTGCAATTAAAACCGTCTTGTCTGA of Desulfurella amilsii contains these proteins:
- a CDS encoding DNA topoisomerase 3, whose translation is MILYVAEKPSLARAIADAIGIVKKNADSIDCFGDVKVTWCFGHLLELAKPDEYIKTKSWDLQFLPILPDKWIKYPKPDSKKQLNAVVSLIKKANKVVNAGDPDREGQLLVDEIIEYAGYKGQVLRLWLHALDKASIQKAIKQIKDNKAYYPLKLSAELRSRADWLIGMNFTRLFTKKNTAGATISIGRVRTPTLALIYKRYKDIKEFKPKDFYVLKNKPFINDAYLDLTLITKTLSKGIDEENRLVDKKYAESIAKETTKANGFIENVKEEKKTEYPPMPFNLSRLQKFMNEKYSWKAKQTLENLQNLYEYKLVTYPRTDCEYLPEEQFSDGKAILAKISQLGLFEKEIKMCDINIKHKAWNNSKLSAHHAVIPTQDTSYYSKANSDEKLLYSVIAKSYLMLFLKPYIYLQQTITADIAGYKWQSISKKAIQMGFKSIFEPQAQVEMPVVKEKQKFVSSQTEIETKQTTPPPCFTDGTIIEAMSHIHRFIDDEKAKAVLKETDGLGTEATRAQIIEDLIRLKYIKRNGKCLEPVMPFVEKVLNYLPNQVKDPVLTARWESMLSDVAGNSKQAGETFLNEQIGLVKKIVEQVKTSPSLELGLENPAKPKPLPAKEIIPKSKLKKCPECRGDLVIRKTKNGNEYFRCQSCGSAFWKQKDGSVGNKW